From one Peptoniphilaceae bacterium AMB_02 genomic stretch:
- the murI gene encoding glutamate racemase encodes MDTRPIGVFDSGIGGVTVLKEIRKLLPKENIVYYADTARVPYGPRPASEIQEFSLDAVNFLMKKDIKLLVIACNTVTAVAFDYIVRNVDIPVIGVIEPGVRAVRNTKDIKRLGLIATKATVDSNAYQNRLKSQNNDLIINAKACPMLVSIVEEGWADTEISKLIVERYLENMKKDNIDALILACTHFPVLRNQIEEYVEDVRIIDPAEETALELEKVLKAYNILNESEADGEVEFYVSDSAEKFKSIAKNLVEIDRVDEVEIGY; translated from the coding sequence ATGGATACAAGACCAATTGGTGTTTTTGACTCCGGGATTGGAGGAGTCACGGTTCTTAAAGAGATCCGAAAACTACTTCCTAAGGAAAATATTGTATATTATGCTGATACTGCAAGGGTTCCCTATGGACCTAGACCTGCAAGTGAAATACAAGAGTTTTCTTTGGATGCAGTTAATTTTTTGATGAAAAAAGATATAAAATTATTGGTTATTGCTTGTAATACTGTTACAGCTGTAGCTTTTGACTATATTGTAAGAAATGTGGATATACCTGTAATTGGTGTTATCGAGCCCGGAGTAAGGGCGGTACGAAACACTAAAGACATTAAAAGATTGGGGCTTATTGCGACCAAAGCAACGGTAGACTCAAATGCTTATCAAAATAGACTTAAAAGTCAAAATAATGATTTGATTATAAATGCTAAGGCATGCCCTATGCTTGTTTCAATAGTTGAAGAGGGATGGGCAGATACTGAGATTTCAAAGCTGATAGTAGAGAGATACTTGGAAAATATGAAAAAGGACAATATAGATGCACTAATTTTAGCATGCACTCATTTTCCGGTCCTTAGAAATCAGATTGAGGAATATGTGGAAGATGTTAGGATAATAGATCCTGCTGAAGAGACAGCACTTGAACTGGAGAAGGTTCTTAAAGCCTATAATATACTCAATGAATCTGAAGCTGATGGTGAAGTGGAGTTTTATGTCAGCGACAGTGCTGAGAAGTTTAAATCAATTGCAAAAAATTTAGTTGAGATAGATAGGGTAGATGAAGTAGAGATAGGATATTAA
- the rsmA gene encoding 16S rRNA (adenine(1518)-N(6)/adenine(1519)-N(6))-dimethyltransferase RsmA, which yields MAERLYMPCYLGQILKRFNFSFSKALGQNFLIDGNVVRSIVAGAGVEKEDLVIEIGPGVGTLTEELSRRAKKVISIEIDKRLIPILEYTMMAYDNVEIINADAMEVDFVELLNQNPGYSSVKLVANLPYNVGTAIVANILETNIKFDSMTVMLQKEVSDRMVAEPGNKQYGALSVLVGYKANASAVLRVPKTVFIPKPKIDSMVVRLDLKHGKVEPYEALMFKLVRAGFNQRRKTIMNSLTSGDVEISKDELREVLSKLSIPENARAENLSIDDFSSIAKELNG from the coding sequence ATGGCTGAAAGATTGTATATGCCTTGTTATCTGGGTCAAATACTTAAGCGTTTTAATTTTTCGTTTTCAAAGGCTCTTGGCCAGAATTTTTTAATAGACGGCAATGTTGTGAGATCAATAGTTGCCGGAGCCGGAGTGGAGAAGGAAGACTTGGTAATTGAAATTGGACCCGGCGTAGGGACTTTGACCGAAGAGTTATCCAGAAGAGCTAAGAAGGTAATATCCATCGAGATAGATAAGAGATTGATTCCAATATTGGAATATACGATGATGGCTTATGACAATGTTGAGATTATAAATGCAGATGCGATGGAAGTTGATTTTGTGGAATTACTAAATCAAAATCCGGGATATAGCAGTGTGAAACTGGTAGCAAATCTACCTTATAATGTTGGAACTGCAATCGTGGCAAATATACTCGAGACTAATATAAAATTTGATTCGATGACCGTCATGCTTCAAAAAGAAGTATCAGACAGAATGGTTGCCGAACCCGGGAATAAACAGTATGGAGCTCTTTCCGTTTTAGTTGGTTATAAAGCGAATGCTTCAGCTGTTCTTAGAGTTCCCAAAACGGTATTTATTCCTAAACCGAAGATTGACTCGATGGTTGTTAGGCTTGACCTTAAACATGGTAAAGTTGAGCCGTATGAAGCCTTGATGTTTAAGCTGGTAAGAGCAGGTTTTAATCAAAGAAGAAAGACCATCATGAACTCTCTGACCTCAGGAGATGTGGAGATAAGCAAGGATGAATTAAGGGAAGTGCTCAGCAAATTATCCATCCCGGAGAATGCCAGAGCTGAAAACCTCAGTATTGATGACTTTTCGAGTATTGCTAAGGAGTTGAATGGGTAG
- a CDS encoding iron-sulfur cluster biosynthesis family protein, with protein MILELTENAKNILEQSIEDKDSKFLFIKMVKYDCHGPVLSMSLTSKIDDNVVIKSEGYNFLMSEEELTLFDRIKVDYETEGLSQGFKVTPIESSLNACFITDEEYDID; from the coding sequence GTGATTCTTGAATTAACGGAAAATGCAAAAAATATCTTGGAACAAAGTATCGAAGATAAGGACAGCAAGTTTCTTTTTATAAAAATGGTAAAATACGATTGTCATGGTCCCGTCTTATCTATGTCACTGACATCTAAAATAGACGACAATGTAGTAATCAAATCTGAAGGTTATAACTTCTTAATGTCTGAAGAGGAATTAACACTTTTTGACAGAATAAAAGTGGACTATGAAACAGAAGGACTAAGTCAAGGGTTTAAAGTTACACCCATAGAAAGTAGTTTAAATGCTTGTTTTATAACTGATGAAGAATATGATATTGATTAA
- the ispE gene encoding 4-(cytidine 5'-diphospho)-2-C-methyl-D-erythritol kinase, whose product MKELILDSYAKINLALEILGKRDDGYHNIHTVFQEIDIRDGLYLRQEPGGSLELSCDYKLLPLGKENIVYVVWELMKDMYDGDPGVRAHIEKNIPIAAGLAGGSSNAASMIKGLNELWDLNLETEELMAIGAKVGADVPFFFMGGTALGVGKGDDLSRISSFAGQKILIVNTGYGVSTKYVYEKYKEIPDYYVDFNNIIKTLNNKDYESLYPLLKNELESVTIALQPDVGEIKSDMMRLGARASLMCGSGPTVFGIFDNDSKLENAFFFFKDKFDLVFSTETR is encoded by the coding sequence ATGAAAGAGCTAATACTTGATTCATATGCAAAGATCAATCTGGCATTAGAAATATTGGGTAAAAGAGACGACGGTTATCACAATATACATACAGTTTTTCAAGAGATAGATATTAGGGACGGACTTTATTTAAGGCAAGAGCCCGGAGGTTCCTTGGAGTTAAGTTGTGACTATAAATTACTACCATTGGGTAAAGAGAATATAGTCTACGTAGTTTGGGAATTGATGAAGGATATGTATGACGGGGATCCCGGTGTAAGGGCTCATATTGAAAAGAATATTCCAATTGCTGCTGGACTTGCCGGAGGAAGCTCTAATGCTGCAAGTATGATTAAAGGCTTAAATGAGTTATGGGATTTAAATCTTGAGACCGAAGAACTTATGGCAATTGGTGCCAAAGTAGGTGCCGATGTACCGTTTTTCTTTATGGGAGGAACTGCTCTTGGGGTAGGAAAAGGCGATGATTTATCAAGGATCAGCAGCTTTGCAGGACAGAAGATTCTCATAGTAAATACCGGCTATGGCGTAAGCACAAAGTATGTCTACGAAAAATATAAAGAGATCCCGGATTACTATGTGGATTTCAACAATATCATTAAGACTTTGAATAATAAAGATTACGAATCGCTTTATCCATTACTTAAAAATGAGCTTGAATCAGTAACTATAGCTCTTCAACCTGATGTTGGGGAGATTAAGAGTGATATGATGAGACTTGGAGCAAGAGCTTCCTTAATGTGTGGAAGCGGTCCGACTGTATTCGGTATTTTTGATAATGATTCAAAATTGGAAAATGCATTTTTCTTTTTTAAAGATAAGTTTGATTTAGTTTTTAGTACGGAAACGAGGTAA
- a CDS encoding TatD family hydrolase, with protein sequence MALIIDSHAHLDDPKFDEDRVQIIESLKESGIELVINPGADRPTSEAAFELANLYDNIYAAVGTHPHSADELTDKDLDRYREMAKSERVIAIGEIGLDYYYDNSPRDLQKEAFIKQMKLAEELNLPVVIHTREASGDTYDILESFKDKVYGVMHCYSGSVEMAKRYLDLGYYISLAGPVTFKNSRVAKEVAAAVPIDKLLIETDSPYLSPEPKRGRRNEPKHTLYVAECIAEIRNMDLDELIEVTNENTKRVFNLQ encoded by the coding sequence ATGGCACTTATAATAGACAGTCATGCACATTTGGATGATCCAAAGTTTGATGAAGACAGAGTTCAAATTATAGAGAGTTTAAAAGAATCGGGGATTGAACTTGTCATCAATCCGGGTGCAGATAGACCAACAAGTGAGGCTGCTTTTGAATTGGCAAATCTATATGACAATATATACGCTGCTGTGGGTACTCATCCACATTCTGCTGATGAACTAACGGATAAGGATTTAGATAGATATAGGGAAATGGCAAAGTCTGAAAGAGTTATAGCAATTGGAGAGATCGGATTAGACTACTACTATGACAATAGTCCAAGAGACCTACAAAAAGAGGCGTTTATCAAGCAAATGAAACTGGCTGAGGAGTTAAATCTTCCGGTCGTAATCCACACTAGAGAGGCTAGTGGTGATACCTATGATATTCTTGAATCTTTTAAAGACAAGGTCTATGGCGTTATGCACTGCTATTCCGGTTCTGTTGAGATGGCAAAAAGGTATCTGGATTTAGGGTACTATATCTCTCTGGCCGGTCCAGTTACTTTTAAGAATTCCAGAGTGGCTAAAGAAGTGGCTGCAGCTGTTCCGATAGATAAGCTTTTGATAGAGACGGACTCCCCATACTTAAGTCCTGAGCCAAAAAGAGGTAGACGTAATGAGCCAAAGCATACATTATATGTTGCAGAGTGTATTGCAGAGATTAGAAATATGGATTTGGATGAACTGATAGAAGTTACAAATGAAAATACTAAGAGAGTTTTTAATTTACAATGA
- a CDS encoding Veg family protein, with translation MKHTDCLDNIKTEVQENIGKKVILRSDKGRRRIVTNEGVIVDAYPNIFIVRVNNKFDVERTVSYSYSDILTSTVEVKFC, from the coding sequence TTGAAGCATACGGATTGTTTGGACAATATTAAAACCGAAGTTCAAGAAAATATCGGGAAAAAAGTGATACTTAGATCCGATAAAGGAAGAAGGCGTATAGTTACAAACGAAGGTGTTATAGTTGATGCCTATCCTAATATTTTCATAGTTAGGGTAAACAACAAGTTTGATGTTGAAAGGACGGTATCATATTCATATTCCGATATTTTAACGTCGACAGTAGAAGTGAAATTTTGTTAA
- the rnmV gene encoding ribonuclease M5, translated as MKIKEVIVVEGKDDITAVKAALDCEVIATGGSHINAELLKSIANIHERVGIIVLTDPDYSGKKIRRQIQKIAPGCKHAFIRRDDATKDGDIGVENASPEDIRAAIAAAKPEIVEKGIVYSKSDLIDYGLIGMPDSKIRREIFCDILGIGYCNGKQLLKRLTAFNISPEEFEKAGDEMCERVDG; from the coding sequence ATGAAGATAAAAGAAGTAATTGTAGTTGAAGGTAAAGACGATATAACAGCTGTAAAAGCTGCTCTTGATTGTGAGGTTATTGCTACGGGGGGGTCTCATATAAATGCTGAACTCCTCAAGAGTATAGCTAATATTCACGAAAGAGTTGGTATCATAGTGCTGACAGATCCTGATTATTCGGGTAAAAAGATAAGACGACAGATACAGAAAATTGCACCGGGATGTAAGCATGCTTTTATTAGAAGAGACGATGCTACAAAGGATGGCGATATCGGTGTTGAAAATGCAAGCCCTGAAGATATAAGGGCAGCAATTGCTGCAGCGAAACCCGAGATAGTAGAAAAGGGAATTGTTTACTCCAAAAGCGATTTGATAGATTATGGTCTTATAGGTATGCCTGATTCCAAAATAAGACGTGAGATTTTCTGCGATATTTTAGGGATTGGGTATTGTAATGGTAAGCAGCTTTTAAAAAGGCTTACAGCATTTAATATAAGTCCGGAAGAATTTGAAAAAGCCGGTGATGAGATGTGTGAAAGGGTTGATGGATAA
- a CDS encoding glutaredoxin family protein, producing the protein MTDIIVYSSDTCPYCTALKDYLKEKNVAFTEKNITTDMEARKELMNMGHMGVPITIIDNQEIVGFDQPKLDQLLKL; encoded by the coding sequence ATGACTGATATTATTGTTTATTCTAGTGACACCTGTCCATATTGTACGGCATTAAAGGATTACTTGAAAGAGAAAAATGTTGCTTTCACTGAAAAAAATATTACAACAGACATGGAAGCAAGAAAAGAGTTAATGAATATGGGACATATGGGAGTACCTATTACCATAATCGACAATCAAGAGATTGTCGGTTTTGATCAACCTAAGTTAGATCAATTATTAAAACTATAA
- a CDS encoding DUF1858 domain-containing protein, whose protein sequence is MKISKDMIIADVIREVPGAIDILFAAGLGCVGCPASQMETLEEAAQVHNLDLNDLMEKLNANLA, encoded by the coding sequence ATGAAAATAAGTAAAGACATGATTATCGCTGACGTTATCAGAGAAGTACCGGGAGCAATAGACATATTATTTGCCGCAGGTCTTGGATGTGTAGGTTGTCCGGCAAGTCAAATGGAAACATTGGAAGAAGCTGCACAAGTACACAATCTAGATTTAAATGATTTAATGGAAAAACTGAATGCAAATCTTGCATAA
- the murJ gene encoding murein biosynthesis integral membrane protein MurJ, whose product MDKKNIARASIMIALAGILSKAMGALRVMVIGWKFGQGLETDAYNAAIQVTSISMGIIAAAILTVLVPVLAQIKERHGVRGKFKFFNNISNIVIVLAILIAAGVFVFAPVFIKIMFTKFDGEKFDLAVKLTRLGTPIIVALALQNLATGYLHSFNIYGPYAFMGIPYNLSFFVYLFFMPLSIEGLIVTTIIATLSQFLIQVPATFKTGYRWRPLIDVKDPYMGRTMELVIPIAIGQAVQQINVIVDRNLASGLADGVISGMDNATKVNDAILAIFIAGFTTVMFPLLAEAFEKNDNERIVDLIDDAIGAVFIITIPATIGIMLMATDLIQVMFERNMFTHEDTIVAAGAFFFYSLGLTGMGLRMLFAKVYYSLHDTKTPMINGAIAVAMNIVLNFILVRFMQHRGLALATSISMTVATFILIVRLKRKLPDMNFKSYAIEFLKVLVSALVMGVVVFFGNMTLKSMDISPLIRIGLVVGSACIVYAVMIILVRVKAVNVYLARFLKR is encoded by the coding sequence ATGGATAAAAAGAATATTGCGCGAGCATCGATTATGATTGCACTAGCCGGAATTTTATCCAAGGCCATGGGAGCCTTACGTGTTATGGTTATTGGATGGAAATTCGGGCAAGGGCTTGAAACAGATGCATATAATGCAGCAATACAGGTTACATCTATAAGTATGGGTATTATTGCAGCTGCAATACTGACTGTTTTAGTACCGGTACTTGCTCAAATAAAAGAGCGTCATGGTGTAAGGGGAAAGTTTAAATTTTTTAATAATATAAGTAATATTGTAATTGTACTGGCAATTCTTATAGCTGCCGGAGTATTTGTTTTTGCACCTGTATTTATTAAGATAATGTTTACCAAATTTGACGGGGAGAAGTTTGATTTGGCAGTTAAGCTTACTAGACTCGGCACTCCGATTATAGTGGCACTGGCTCTTCAAAACCTCGCAACGGGATACCTGCACTCTTTTAATATCTATGGACCCTATGCATTTATGGGGATTCCATATAATCTAAGCTTCTTTGTGTATTTGTTCTTTATGCCACTTAGCATTGAGGGACTTATTGTAACTACTATTATTGCAACACTGTCTCAATTCCTAATTCAGGTACCGGCAACTTTTAAAACCGGTTATAGATGGAGACCATTAATAGATGTCAAGGATCCTTATATGGGAAGGACCATGGAGCTGGTTATTCCAATAGCGATTGGACAGGCCGTTCAGCAGATTAATGTCATAGTAGACAGGAACCTGGCATCAGGTTTGGCTGATGGTGTTATTTCGGGTATGGACAATGCTACAAAGGTAAATGATGCTATTTTGGCTATATTTATAGCAGGTTTTACAACTGTCATGTTTCCTCTTCTAGCGGAGGCTTTTGAGAAGAACGACAATGAGAGAATTGTTGACTTAATAGACGATGCGATTGGAGCTGTTTTTATTATAACCATCCCGGCTACAATAGGAATAATGCTTATGGCTACCGATTTGATTCAGGTGATGTTCGAGCGAAATATGTTTACTCACGAAGATACGATTGTTGCTGCGGGGGCTTTCTTCTTCTATAGTTTAGGACTTACCGGTATGGGACTTAGAATGTTGTTTGCTAAAGTTTACTATAGTCTACATGACACCAAGACTCCGATGATTAACGGTGCTATAGCAGTTGCTATGAATATCGTATTGAACTTTATACTCGTCAGATTTATGCAGCATAGAGGTCTGGCTCTGGCAACTTCAATATCAATGACTGTCGCAACCTTTATATTGATTGTCCGTCTTAAGAGAAAATTACCGGATATGAATTTCAAGTCTTATGCCATAGAATTTTTAAAGGTGCTTGTTTCAGCTTTGGTGATGGGAGTAGTTGTGTTTTTTGGGAATATGACACTTAAGTCTATGGATATTTCACCTTTGATAAGGATTGGACTTGTAGTAGGATCAGCATGTATAGTTTATGCTGTAATGATAATTTTAGTTAGAGTTAAAGCTGTAAATGTCTATTTAGCAAGATTTTTAAAGAGATAA
- the mgtE gene encoding magnesium transporter, producing the protein MFNLIDEVMQMIADRSYVLLKRRLNEMNDVDIADLINQLNPTDALIIFRLLGKDQAAMVFTELDSDMQMRIVETSTDAEVSRIINEMFMDDMVDFIEEMPANAVKKILRNTSPQNRATINQILNYPEKSAGTIMTTEYVVLKQYLTVRQALEYINKNGVDKVTIYTCYVTDAERKLLGFVSLRMILTSDLDARIGDIMDEDVVYVHTLDDQEEVSDVFIKYGYTVIPVVDEETRMVGIITVDDIIDVIEEEDTEDFHKMAGIAPTEEKYLSTSFFALSKHRITWLFILMVTSMITGNIIDSFEEVLITYGALRTFIPMLMGTGGNSGNQSSTLIIRGMATGEIQLMDWRRVFKKELYVSLLVGSLLAVVNLVRVMVFNKVGFDVAFVVSSTMMLTVMAAMVVGGMLPLMAAKLKLDPAIMAAPLITTIVDASCLVIYFNIASRLLSK; encoded by the coding sequence GTGTTTAATTTGATAGATGAAGTAATGCAGATGATTGCTGACAGGTCATATGTCCTGTTAAAACGTAGATTAAATGAAATGAATGATGTTGATATAGCGGATTTGATTAATCAGCTTAATCCTACTGATGCCCTTATTATCTTTAGGTTGTTAGGGAAGGATCAAGCTGCTATGGTTTTTACCGAGCTTGATTCTGATATGCAGATGCGGATAGTAGAGACTTCTACTGATGCTGAAGTCAGTAGGATTATCAATGAGATGTTTATGGATGATATGGTGGATTTCATTGAAGAGATGCCTGCAAATGCTGTAAAGAAAATACTAAGAAATACTAGTCCTCAAAACAGGGCGACTATTAATCAAATATTAAATTATCCTGAAAAGAGTGCCGGTACTATAATGACTACGGAGTACGTGGTACTTAAACAGTATTTAACTGTAAGACAGGCGCTTGAATACATTAATAAAAACGGTGTTGACAAGGTAACTATTTATACCTGTTATGTTACTGATGCTGAAAGAAAACTTCTGGGTTTTGTTTCGCTTAGAATGATACTGACTTCAGACCTTGACGCTCGAATTGGAGATATCATGGATGAGGATGTAGTATATGTTCATACTTTAGATGACCAGGAAGAAGTTTCTGATGTGTTTATCAAGTATGGTTATACTGTAATCCCTGTAGTGGACGAAGAAACCAGGATGGTTGGTATTATAACCGTTGACGATATCATCGACGTAATAGAAGAAGAGGATACGGAAGACTTCCATAAGATGGCGGGTATTGCACCTACTGAAGAGAAGTATCTCAGCACGAGTTTTTTTGCTTTGAGCAAGCACAGGATAACTTGGCTATTTATTTTGATGGTCACCTCGATGATCACGGGAAATATAATCGACAGTTTTGAAGAGGTTTTAATTACTTATGGAGCTCTGAGGACTTTTATTCCAATGCTAATGGGTACCGGAGGTAACTCCGGAAACCAGTCGTCCACTCTTATAATAAGGGGTATGGCGACAGGAGAGATACAATTAATGGACTGGAGACGAGTTTTCAAAAAGGAGTTATACGTGTCCCTGCTTGTAGGATCTCTTTTAGCTGTAGTCAATCTGGTACGTGTAATGGTCTTTAACAAGGTTGGTTTCGATGTTGCCTTTGTCGTTTCTTCTACTATGATGTTAACTGTTATGGCTGCTATGGTGGTTGGTGGAATGCTACCTCTTATGGCTGCGAAGTTAAAGCTCGACCCGGCGATAATGGCTGCACCACTGATAACTACAATTGTTGACGCCAGTTGTCTGGTTATATATTTTAATATTGCTTCGAGATTACTTTCGAAATAA
- the metG gene encoding methionine--tRNA ligase, protein MENKKFYITTPIYYPNDNLHLGHTYTTIVADVLKRFKRIQGFDAFLVTGTDEHGQKIQEAAAAAGKQPKEYVDEIVASAKKLWKSLDIEYDKFIRSTDPSHEKAVAGIFTKLYEKGEIYKDIYKGHYCTPCEAFWTDTQLEEGKCPDCGREVDYREEESYFFRLSKYRDKLLEHYENHPEYILPVSRKNEMVNNFLKDGLEDLSVSRSNFDWGVKVPFDEKHVIYVWIDALSCYLTALGYGSDNEELFEKFWPANVHLMAKEIIRFHVIIWPALLMALDLPLPEQTFAHGWILFDDDKMSKSKGNIVYAEPIIERYGVDALKYFVLREFTFGQDGSFTNEKFLQRLNSDLANDLGNLISRTIQMVVKYNAGIVPGVGEIETVDGDLIDKAVNTVGAVEAEMEKLSFSTALEEIWKLIRRTNKYIDETTPWILGKEGNTERLNTVLYNLIESIRIIAQLIEPFMPHTSMKINEQLGIAPMGWNSTSEFGLYLPGTEVSRGENLFQRLDLEEEKEILAKLNQELVDSRKAEKMSLENAKETEASEAKTEITIDDFEKCEFKVAEVLDCNFHPNADKLLVFKLKIGDEVRQIVSGIRKHYEPEELIGKKVIAITNLKPVVLRGVESNGMLLSAANGEDLTLLTTMADIESGAEIS, encoded by the coding sequence ATGGAAAATAAAAAATTTTATATTACTACACCTATTTACTATCCAAATGACAATCTTCATTTGGGGCATACTTATACTACTATAGTAGCCGATGTGCTAAAGAGGTTTAAGAGAATTCAAGGTTTTGATGCTTTTTTAGTAACCGGAACTGATGAGCATGGTCAGAAGATTCAGGAGGCCGCTGCTGCAGCCGGAAAACAACCGAAAGAGTATGTAGACGAGATTGTGGCTTCTGCCAAAAAACTTTGGAAGAGTTTAGATATTGAATACGATAAATTTATAAGATCTACGGACCCAAGTCATGAAAAGGCTGTTGCAGGCATATTTACAAAGCTTTATGAAAAGGGCGAGATATACAAGGATATCTATAAGGGACACTACTGTACTCCATGCGAGGCTTTTTGGACTGATACTCAATTGGAAGAGGGGAAATGTCCTGACTGCGGTAGAGAAGTAGACTATAGAGAAGAGGAGAGTTATTTCTTTAGACTTTCCAAGTATAGAGATAAGCTTTTGGAGCATTATGAAAATCATCCTGAGTATATTCTTCCTGTTTCTAGAAAGAATGAAATGGTAAATAATTTTCTAAAAGATGGACTTGAGGATCTTTCTGTATCAAGATCTAATTTTGACTGGGGAGTTAAGGTTCCTTTCGATGAAAAGCATGTCATCTATGTTTGGATAGATGCATTATCTTGCTATTTGACGGCTCTTGGATATGGTTCTGATAATGAAGAACTTTTTGAAAAATTTTGGCCTGCCAATGTGCATCTAATGGCTAAGGAGATTATTAGATTTCACGTAATTATTTGGCCGGCACTGTTGATGGCGCTTGATTTGCCATTGCCGGAACAGACTTTTGCTCATGGATGGATATTATTTGACGATGACAAAATGAGCAAATCAAAAGGAAATATAGTGTATGCTGAACCAATCATTGAAAGATATGGAGTAGATGCACTTAAGTATTTTGTGCTTAGAGAGTTTACTTTTGGACAAGACGGATCTTTCACTAATGAGAAGTTCTTACAAAGACTTAATTCCGATCTAGCCAATGATTTGGGTAATCTTATTTCCAGAACTATTCAGATGGTAGTTAAATACAATGCCGGTATAGTTCCGGGTGTGGGTGAGATTGAGACTGTAGACGGAGACTTAATCGATAAGGCGGTAAATACCGTGGGTGCAGTGGAAGCCGAGATGGAAAAGCTAAGTTTCAGTACTGCTTTAGAAGAGATATGGAAATTAATCAGAAGAACCAATAAATATATAGATGAGACGACACCTTGGATATTAGGGAAAGAAGGCAATACGGAGAGATTAAATACCGTACTTTACAATTTAATCGAGTCTATTAGAATTATAGCTCAACTTATAGAGCCTTTTATGCCTCATACATCTATGAAGATAAATGAGCAGCTTGGAATTGCACCAATGGGTTGGAACAGTACATCCGAGTTCGGTTTATACCTACCGGGTACTGAAGTTTCAAGAGGCGAGAATCTATTCCAAAGACTTGATTTGGAAGAGGAAAAAGAGATTTTAGCAAAGCTTAATCAGGAACTGGTGGATAGTAGAAAGGCAGAAAAAATGAGTTTAGAGAATGCCAAAGAAACAGAGGCAAGTGAAGCTAAAACTGAAATTACAATAGATGATTTCGAAAAATGCGAGTTTAAAGTTGCAGAAGTACTGGATTGTAATTTCCATCCTAATGCTGACAAGTTATTGGTTTTCAAGCTTAAAATCGGAGATGAAGTAAGACAGATAGTTTCAGGGATTAGAAAACACTATGAACCGGAAGAGTTAATAGGCAAGAAGGTCATTGCTATTACCAATTTAAAGCCTGTTGTGCTTAGGGGCGTAGAATCAAACGGAATGTTGTTGTCTGCAGCAAATGGAGAGGATCTTACTCTTTTAACAACGATGGCCGATATTGAGAGTGGAGCTGAGATATCGTAA